From Serinicoccus profundi, the proteins below share one genomic window:
- a CDS encoding isoprenyl transferase, translated as MPTPRDLVYRAYNSSLRRHLPSDALPRHIGVMLDGNRRWARLRGAETADGHRAGAENIVPFLGWCEEAGVEVVTLWLLSTDNLNRPAQELEPLLAIIEGVVEQLAQTGQWRVRVVGALDLLPGPTADRLTGAADRTEQVEGMVVNVAIGYGGRREIADAVRSLLRDAAASGATLEELAATVTVEDIAAHLYTRGLPDPDLVIRTSGEQRLGGFLLWQSAHSEFYFCEAFWPDFRKVDFLRALRAYAERERRFGS; from the coding sequence GACCTGGTCTACCGGGCCTACAACTCCTCGCTGCGCCGACACCTGCCCAGCGACGCGCTGCCCCGGCACATCGGCGTCATGCTCGACGGCAACCGCCGGTGGGCGCGGCTGCGTGGTGCGGAGACCGCTGACGGCCACCGCGCGGGCGCGGAGAACATCGTGCCCTTCCTCGGCTGGTGCGAGGAGGCGGGAGTCGAGGTCGTCACCCTCTGGCTCCTCTCGACCGACAACCTCAACCGCCCCGCTCAGGAGCTGGAGCCGCTGCTGGCGATCATCGAGGGGGTCGTGGAGCAGCTCGCGCAGACGGGGCAGTGGAGGGTGCGGGTCGTCGGTGCGCTGGACCTCCTACCCGGCCCGACCGCCGACCGGCTCACCGGGGCGGCCGACCGGACCGAGCAGGTCGAGGGGATGGTGGTCAACGTCGCGATCGGGTATGGCGGTCGGCGCGAGATCGCGGACGCCGTGCGGTCGCTGCTGCGGGACGCCGCCGCGTCCGGGGCCACGCTGGAGGAGCTCGCGGCCACGGTCACGGTTGAGGACATCGCCGCCCATCTCTATACCCGGGGCCTGCCCGACCCCGACCTGGTCATCCGCACCTCGGGGGAGCAGCGGCTGGGTGGCTTCCTCCTGTGGCAGAGCGCGCACAGCGAGTTCTACTTCTGCGAGGCCTTCTGGCCCGACTTCCGCAAGGTCGACTTCCTGCGCGCGCTGCGCGCCTACGCCGAGCGGGAGCGCCGCTTCGGCAGCTGA